The following coding sequences lie in one Treponema sp. OMZ 790 genomic window:
- a CDS encoding DEAD/DEAH box helicase, with the protein MLITFKELGLDDIVLQAVEAKGFEEPTPIQVLAIPRLLSGEANVIAKARTGTGKTAAFGLPLVQELRANTGKVRALILVPTRELAVQVAGELESFRIEEFPRITTVYGGAAIGPQLRSLKTGVEIVVGTPGRVMDHLERGSLKIEDIEYFILDEADEMLNMGFIEDIENIFSKANPEARVLMFSATMPKQILAIASDFMGDYEIVEEEAQEETASLTEQFFWVVREGDKTEALVRLIDTSPGFYGLVFCQTKIDADDVAKELDERHYEAAALHGDIPQSQREKILERFRSKKTRILVATDVAARGIDIEGISHVVNYAIPYDGPTYTHRIGRTGRAGAAGIAVSFVRPNEIKRIDYLRKHARGELKEGKIPSIEQVIETKRTRILKETAAQIEKRINEEKPEQGFSAFANKLTEYGDAQTVLSFILQMQYGSFLSPSHYKTIKPVRSEGRIRKSGDEDSLRLYIGVGRKDGITKRKLAEMLSRLLSIPERLVDDIEVMDKFSLATMPKNAANDALRLCKKKRGLPHMHIDVKSETSPRSASLGKGKRGQKRNFNGEEKKSKRNVNSASKYKRK; encoded by the coding sequence ATGTTAATTACTTTTAAAGAATTGGGACTTGATGATATAGTCCTACAGGCAGTTGAAGCCAAGGGGTTTGAAGAGCCGACTCCTATTCAGGTTTTGGCAATCCCGAGGCTTCTTTCGGGAGAAGCAAATGTTATAGCTAAGGCTCGTACCGGAACCGGAAAGACGGCAGCTTTCGGCCTGCCTCTTGTGCAGGAACTGCGCGCAAATACGGGGAAGGTGCGAGCCCTCATCTTGGTTCCTACCAGAGAGCTGGCCGTTCAAGTAGCAGGTGAACTTGAATCTTTTAGAATTGAAGAGTTTCCCCGTATTACAACCGTATACGGAGGAGCGGCTATAGGCCCTCAGCTCCGCAGTTTAAAAACGGGTGTCGAAATCGTTGTGGGAACTCCCGGCCGTGTAATGGATCATCTTGAACGCGGCTCGTTAAAAATTGAAGACATCGAATACTTTATTTTGGATGAAGCCGATGAGATGCTCAACATGGGCTTCATCGAAGACATAGAAAATATCTTTTCAAAGGCAAACCCTGAAGCCCGTGTTTTAATGTTCTCGGCAACGATGCCCAAGCAGATACTGGCTATAGCTTCCGACTTTATGGGCGATTATGAAATTGTTGAAGAAGAAGCCCAAGAAGAAACAGCCTCTTTAACCGAACAATTTTTTTGGGTTGTTAGGGAAGGGGATAAGACCGAGGCTTTGGTGCGCTTAATCGATACAAGTCCCGGCTTTTACGGCCTCGTATTTTGCCAAACCAAAATCGATGCCGATGATGTTGCAAAAGAACTTGATGAAAGGCATTACGAAGCGGCAGCTCTTCACGGAGACATTCCTCAAAGTCAGAGAGAAAAAATATTGGAGCGCTTTAGATCCAAAAAAACGCGCATCCTTGTTGCAACCGACGTTGCCGCCCGCGGGATAGATATTGAAGGCATTTCTCATGTCGTCAATTATGCAATTCCTTATGACGGGCCGACCTATACCCACCGCATAGGCAGGACGGGCAGGGCCGGAGCCGCGGGGATTGCCGTCAGTTTTGTGCGCCCTAATGAAATAAAACGAATCGATTATTTACGCAAACATGCCCGAGGAGAATTAAAAGAAGGAAAAATTCCTTCAATCGAACAAGTTATCGAAACCAAAAGAACCCGCATTTTAAAAGAAACTGCAGCCCAAATCGAAAAAAGAATAAATGAAGAAAAACCCGAACAAGGCTTTTCGGCTTTTGCAAATAAGCTTACGGAATACGGAGATGCTCAAACCGTGCTTTCCTTTATTCTTCAAATGCAGTACGGTTCATTCTTATCCCCTTCACATTATAAAACGATTAAACCTGTACGCTCCGAAGGACGTATACGAAAATCGGGTGATGAAGATTCTTTACGCCTTTATATAGGAGTAGGAAGAAAAGACGGTATCACAAAACGTAAGCTCGCCGAAATGTTAAGCCGTCTCCTTTCAATACCTGAAAGACTTGTAGACGATATAGAAGTCATGGATAAATTCTCTCTTGCAACAATGCCGAAAAATGCAGCAAATGATGCATTACGCCTTTGTAAAAAGAAAAGAGGTCTTCCTCATATGCACATTGATGTAAAAAGCGAAACATCCCCTCGTTCAGCTTCTTTGGGAAAGGGCAAAAGAGGACAAAAACGCAATTTTAACGGTGAAGAAAAAAAATCTAAACGTAATGTAAATTCTGCATCAAAGTATAAGCGTAAATAA
- a CDS encoding carboxypeptidase regulatory-like domain-containing protein, producing MSVVHGVVRDKNKKPVPYAKAALLTERFEVIVSCEADENGCFSMEVESKKYPYFIASKGFHEQFLEFWGHNIDLRNDLEINPKLGKIEIFSLIFFPSLDTDNSMMIYFRPMSLRLLLGGEKAIAPELNTDDITVSINRDFYQIVNMRVISETHDKDVEPIKAYALKIMMDGIEFDGKNKLEISIIKDDDYGEAVLFF from the coding sequence ATGAGTGTTGTACATGGAGTTGTACGCGATAAAAATAAAAAACCTGTGCCTTATGCAAAGGCTGCGCTTTTAACCGAAAGGTTTGAAGTTATTGTCAGCTGTGAAGCTGATGAGAACGGATGTTTTTCGATGGAAGTTGAATCAAAAAAATATCCTTATTTTATAGCTTCAAAGGGGTTTCATGAACAATTTCTTGAATTCTGGGGCCATAATATAGATTTGAGGAATGACCTTGAAATAAATCCAAAACTGGGAAAAATAGAAATCTTTAGTTTAATTTTTTTCCCATCGTTGGATACGGATAATTCTATGATGATTTATTTTAGGCCGATGAGTTTGAGGCTTTTATTGGGCGGCGAAAAAGCAATAGCGCCTGAACTTAATACAGACGATATAACCGTTTCGATAAACAGAGATTTTTATCAAATTGTTAATATGAGGGTTATAAGCGAAACTCATGATAAAGATGTTGAGCCCATAAAGGCTTATGCCTTAAAGATAATGATGGACGGTATCGAATTTGACGGAAAAAATAAACTTGAAATAAGTATCATAAAAGATGATGATTACGGTGAAGCCGTGTTGTTTTTTTAA
- a CDS encoding dihydroorotase family protein: protein MIDSHVHLRDGLLSDKETIAHALSLACPSGFTAFFDMPNTNPPLTNADAVLERFALAEKSVKSAGVSGFYGVYGGLTSDNLQIEKMALFYKEHFPKILGFKMFAGHSTGNMGIVEKEEQRKVYSALARLGYEGLIAVHCEKESLMDNSVFDIENPITHSIARPPIAEIESIKDQIELIKAAGFRGHLHICHISTKEGIRLVAEAKRQGLNISCGAAAHHALLNIDSYKKSGLFVKMNPPLREKKDQEAVFNSLISGEVDWIESDHAPHTLEDKKKGASGIPGFAGSLILLKKLRKAGCSESRLEELCGKAVNRIFKLNLPYKVPSNTEIDASLPILRNGYPFDAFEFM, encoded by the coding sequence ATGATAGATTCACATGTTCATCTTAGAGACGGTCTTTTATCCGATAAAGAAACTATAGCTCACGCTTTGAGTCTAGCTTGTCCTTCAGGCTTTACGGCTTTCTTTGATATGCCGAATACCAATCCGCCTCTTACAAATGCAGACGCCGTTTTGGAGCGTTTTGCTCTTGCAGAAAAATCCGTAAAGTCGGCAGGTGTTTCCGGCTTTTACGGTGTTTACGGCGGCCTTACTTCCGATAATTTGCAGATAGAAAAAATGGCCTTGTTCTATAAAGAGCATTTTCCAAAAATCCTCGGTTTTAAAATGTTTGCAGGGCATTCTACAGGCAATATGGGAATTGTCGAAAAAGAAGAACAAAGAAAAGTTTATTCCGCTCTTGCACGGCTTGGATATGAGGGCTTAATAGCTGTTCATTGCGAAAAAGAAAGTCTTATGGATAATTCCGTCTTTGATATTGAAAATCCTATAACTCACAGCATTGCCCGTCCGCCTATTGCCGAAATAGAATCTATAAAGGATCAAATTGAACTTATTAAAGCCGCGGGTTTTAGAGGACATCTTCATATTTGTCACATAAGTACAAAAGAAGGAATAAGGCTCGTTGCCGAGGCGAAAAGACAAGGCCTTAATATTTCTTGCGGAGCGGCGGCTCATCACGCTCTTTTAAATATCGATTCTTATAAAAAGTCGGGCCTTTTTGTAAAGATGAATCCTCCCTTGCGTGAAAAAAAAGACCAAGAAGCCGTTTTTAATTCTCTCATTTCGGGCGAAGTTGACTGGATTGAAAGCGATCATGCTCCTCATACCCTTGAAGATAAGAAAAAAGGCGCCTCCGGCATTCCGGGGTTTGCAGGTTCCCTCATTCTTTTAAAAAAACTGCGCAAAGCCGGCTGCTCCGAATCTCGCTTAGAAGAACTTTGCGGCAAGGCCGTCAACCGAATTTTCAAACTTAATTTGCCCTATAAAGTACCCTCAAACACCGAAATTGACGCCTCCCTCCCAATCCTAAGAAACGGCTATCCCTTTGATGCATTTGAATTTATGTAG
- a CDS encoding NYN domain-containing protein, whose translation MKRTAILVDGGFYRKQALYHFGKKRPDERVTELIKYCKLHLKERSKFEIIDKNGKKKRRYQWNELYRIFYYDCPPISKALYHPLTKKNIDFSKTDTNKWMVEFIEQLIHQRKVALRMGTLADSTAYYGLKNNTVKKLFSERLSISDITENDFDLFLRQKGVDMKIGIDIATLAYKKLTDQIILITGDSDFVPAAKLARREGIDFIVDPMGHKILPDLMEHIDGLQSYYKHVALKNSALQC comes from the coding sequence ATGAAAAGAACTGCTATTTTAGTGGATGGGGGATTTTACCGTAAACAAGCCTTATATCATTTTGGTAAAAAACGGCCGGATGAGCGTGTTACCGAATTAATAAAATATTGTAAACTGCACCTAAAAGAACGCTCCAAGTTTGAAATTATAGATAAAAATGGAAAGAAAAAACGCCGATATCAGTGGAACGAATTATACCGAATATTTTATTATGACTGTCCTCCAATATCAAAAGCCTTATATCATCCTCTAACTAAAAAGAATATAGATTTTTCAAAAACCGATACCAATAAATGGATGGTGGAATTTATTGAACAGTTAATTCATCAAAGAAAGGTTGCTTTAAGGATGGGGACATTGGCTGATAGCACTGCTTACTATGGTTTAAAGAATAATACGGTTAAAAAGCTGTTTTCAGAACGTTTATCAATTTCAGATATAACTGAGAATGATTTTGATTTGTTTTTACGGCAAAAAGGGGTAGACATGAAAATCGGTATAGATATTGCTACTCTTGCATATAAAAAGTTGACTGATCAGATTATTCTTATTACTGGAGACAGTGATTTTGTGCCGGCTGCTAAATTAGCACGCCGAGAAGGCATTGATTTTATAGTTGACCCGATGGGACATAAAATTTTGCCTGATTTAATGGAACATATTGACGGATTACAATCCTATTATAAACATGTTGCACTTAAAAATTCTGCACTGCAATGTTAA
- a CDS encoding BrnT family toxin, with amino-acid sequence MIFEWDEVKNETNIKKHDGISFRIAARIFLDNKRIEKYDEQHSTIEEQRWNAIGLVEDVLFVVFTERKNNIIRLISARKANQEEINEYYSNYDIR; translated from the coding sequence ATGATTTTTGAATGGGATGAGGTTAAAAATGAAACTAACATAAAAAAACATGACGGTATTTCATTCAGAATAGCAGCTCGTATTTTTCTCGATAATAAGCGTATAGAAAAATACGACGAGCAACATTCAACTATTGAAGAACAGCGTTGGAATGCGATCGGTCTTGTTGAAGATGTGCTTTTTGTTGTGTTTACGGAAAGAAAGAACAATATAATTAGGCTTATATCTGCACGAAAAGCAAATCAGGAGGAAATAAATGAATACTATAGTAACTATGACATTAGATGA
- a CDS encoding BrnA antitoxin family protein yields the protein MNTIVTMTLDDLKKTPLTEEEKQTIRKAKSIPADDCPEQSKEDLAKFKPWYEVHKKDENSIKIDADVLEWFKAQGKGYKTKINAVLRSYAFG from the coding sequence ATGAATACTATAGTAACTATGACATTAGATGATTTAAAGAAAACTCCGCTCACAGAAGAAGAAAAACAAACTATCCGAAAAGCAAAGTCTATCCCTGCTGATGATTGCCCCGAACAATCTAAAGAAGATCTTGCCAAATTCAAACCATGGTATGAAGTACATAAAAAAGATGAAAATAGTATTAAAATAGATGCTGATGTATTGGAATGGTTTAAAGCTCAAGGTAAAGGCTATAAAACAAAAATTAATGCTGTTTTACGTTCTTATGCGTTTGGCTGA
- a CDS encoding Rpn family recombination-promoting nuclease/putative transposase, with the protein MSTSNRKYKDSVFVDLFSEDEKAKENFLSLYNALHGTSLTAADALKNIRLDQVLYMTFYNDVSYLVENKIIVLAEHQSTINPNMPLRCLEYISRLYETFFESKEKYSRKLLNIPTPEFYVFYNGEEPFPSDKTLKLSEAFIESTEKPNLELTVKVININRNNRHPILENCKTMQEYTVFVETVRRWKKTDSQNGFQKAIEECIQNNILRDYLKRKTKEVINMLLAEYDYETDIAVQRAEEREIAFAEGIEQGIERGIEQGIEQGSHQKALETAAAFKRLGFDIAKIAEGTGLSIQEVKSL; encoded by the coding sequence ATGAGTACTTCAAACAGAAAATACAAAGACTCGGTCTTCGTCGATTTATTCAGCGAAGATGAAAAGGCAAAAGAAAACTTTTTATCGCTTTATAATGCTCTGCATGGTACTTCTCTTACAGCTGCGGATGCTTTGAAGAACATCCGCTTGGATCAAGTCTTGTACATGACTTTTTATAATGATGTGTCCTACCTTGTAGAAAACAAAATTATAGTTCTAGCGGAGCATCAATCAACTATCAATCCCAACATGCCTTTACGCTGCCTTGAATACATCAGCCGCCTTTACGAAACCTTCTTTGAATCAAAAGAAAAATATAGCCGTAAACTTCTTAATATTCCAACCCCGGAATTCTATGTTTTCTACAATGGGGAAGAACCTTTTCCTTCCGATAAAACACTAAAACTCTCGGAAGCCTTTATAGAAAGCACAGAAAAACCCAACCTTGAATTAACCGTTAAGGTAATAAACATAAACCGGAACAATAGGCATCCTATACTGGAAAACTGCAAAACGATGCAGGAATACACCGTATTTGTAGAAACGGTAAGGAGATGGAAAAAAACTGATTCTCAAAACGGCTTTCAAAAAGCCATTGAGGAATGTATACAAAACAATATTTTGAGAGACTATCTAAAACGCAAGACTAAGGAGGTAATCAACATGTTACTCGCCGAATATGATTATGAAACAGATATAGCCGTACAGCGTGCTGAAGAACGTGAAATAGCCTTTGCCGAGGGTATTGAGCAAGGTATTGAACGAGGTATTGAGCAAGGTATTGAACAAGGCTCACACCAAAAAGCCCTTGAAACTGCTGCAGCATTTAAGCGTCTTGGCTTTGACATTGCTAAAATAGCTGAAGGAACGGGTTTAAGCATTCAAGAAGTGAAATCATTATAA
- a CDS encoding Rpn family recombination-promoting nuclease/putative transposase has translation MSTSNRKYKDSVFVDLFSEDEKAKENFLSLYNALHGTNLQLSCPVENIRLDNVMYMNIVNDVSCLVDNKIIVLAEHQSTINENMPLRFLEYIARLYEKLQAPTDRYLRKLSKIPTPEFYVFYNGKEDYPETTTLKLSDAFITQPEQLPLELTVKVLNINTDKANKVLAECKPLEEYSLFVEEVRKQTLLDIENGFTNAVKICIEKGILQEYLTRKSREVINMLLAEYDYETDIAVQRQESLMIGIQQGIEQGIEQGIEQGSYQTKLETAKLMISHQYPISEICLMTGLSQEDIEKL, from the coding sequence ATGAGTACTTCAAACAGAAAATATAAAGACTCGGTCTTCGTCGATTTATTCAGCGAAGATGAAAAGGCAAAAGAAAACTTTTTATCGCTTTATAATGCTCTGCATGGTACAAATCTGCAACTGTCGTGCCCTGTAGAAAACATAAGGCTGGATAATGTCATGTACATGAACATAGTCAACGATGTTTCTTGTCTTGTGGACAACAAAATAATCGTACTTGCAGAGCACCAATCTACAATAAACGAAAATATGCCTTTGCGCTTTTTAGAATATATCGCAAGACTTTATGAGAAACTACAAGCTCCTACCGACAGGTATTTAAGAAAACTTTCAAAAATACCAACACCGGAATTCTACGTTTTTTACAACGGTAAAGAAGATTACCCTGAAACTACAACTCTAAAACTGTCGGATGCATTTATTACACAACCTGAACAACTACCTTTGGAGCTTACAGTAAAGGTCCTGAACATCAATACGGATAAGGCAAATAAGGTTCTCGCGGAGTGCAAACCGCTTGAAGAATACAGCCTTTTTGTTGAAGAAGTGAGAAAACAAACCCTGCTTGACATAGAAAACGGCTTTACCAATGCGGTAAAAATCTGTATAGAAAAAGGAATCTTACAAGAATATTTAACGAGAAAATCACGGGAGGTAATCAACATGTTATTGGCCGAATATGATTATGAAACCGACATTGCGGTACAAAGACAAGAAAGCCTAATGATTGGCATACAGCAAGGAATTGAGCAAGGTATTGAACAAGGTATTGAACAAGGCTCGTATCAAACAAAACTTGAAACGGCAAAGTTGATGATTTCTCATCAGTACCCTATTTCGGAAATTTGTCTTATGACAGGTTTATCTCAAGAAGATATAGAAAAACTGTAA
- a CDS encoding PD-(D/E)XK nuclease family transposase: protein MNEEKILNPKTDWVFKLMFSKGEEGNKALISFLNAFLEDSYGKITKADILNTELIRDRPAGETYRLDFLIKTDTGLLVDLEMQQFWKANYPRRNQMYLMRMASRFLKTEPKEDDFLYAISLSVFGCDVPKNAELVRVSESSVIQYLYVELNELIVYTMKKSLEDYSLKDFWIRFLANYEEDKRSGMLEELCKLEEGIRMAEATLFRVTDEERRMAIELSNEKYEMYVECERNEARRLGLEEGRAEGINIGLAEGRAEGRAEGSYQNKLETAKNLVEMGFALEIISKATGLSKEEVEKL from the coding sequence ATGAATGAAGAGAAAATTTTAAACCCCAAGACCGATTGGGTATTCAAGCTGATGTTTTCCAAAGGCGAGGAAGGAAACAAGGCTCTCATAAGCTTTCTTAATGCTTTTTTGGAAGATTCCTACGGTAAAATCACAAAGGCCGACATCCTTAACACCGAGCTCATCAGGGATAGGCCGGCCGGAGAAACCTACCGCCTTGATTTTTTGATTAAGACCGATACAGGTCTTCTTGTAGACCTTGAAATGCAGCAGTTTTGGAAAGCCAATTACCCAAGGCGAAATCAAATGTACCTGATGCGCATGGCCTCACGATTTTTAAAGACCGAGCCTAAAGAAGATGATTTTTTGTACGCAATAAGCCTTTCGGTGTTCGGCTGTGACGTTCCTAAAAATGCAGAACTTGTAAGAGTATCTGAGAGCTCTGTAATTCAATATCTTTATGTTGAATTAAACGAGCTAATAGTTTATACTATGAAAAAGAGCTTGGAAGATTATAGCCTAAAAGACTTTTGGATAAGGTTTTTAGCCAACTATGAAGAAGACAAAAGAAGCGGAATGTTGGAAGAATTGTGTAAATTGGAGGAGGGAATAAGGATGGCAGAAGCAACACTCTTTAGGGTAACGGATGAAGAGAGGCGGATGGCAATAGAGCTCTCTAACGAAAAATACGAGATGTATGTCGAATGTGAAAGGAATGAAGCTAGAAGGCTGGGTTTAGAGGAAGGACGAGCTGAAGGAATAAATATAGGCTTAGCCGAAGGTCGTGCAGAAGGCCGAGCTGAAGGCTCATACCAAAATAAACTTGAAACAGCAAAAAACTTAGTTGAAATGGGATTTGCACTAGAAATTATTTCAAAAGCCACCGGCCTAAGCAAAGAAGAAGTGGAAAAACTTTAG
- a CDS encoding DUF1343 domain-containing protein, translating into MKKKIFLFCFLSFAVITFAKERMSKPEFKIGIERVDEFLNLFNGKKIGLITNQTGMDSLGRSSIEILYEKTNLKALFSPEHGIRGNAREGTGIANTVDKKTGLTVYSLYGKTKRPTKEMLKEIDVLCFDIQDVGARFYTYIYTMAYAMEACARDGKTFIVFDRPNPINGINVEGNILEEEYKSFTGYFPIVQRHGMTVGELALMFNEEFKIGCDLKIIPMQSWKREDYFEDLNLMWIPPSPNIPTPDTALVYSGFCIFEGVNISVGRGTTMPFKYIGAPYIDAEALAETLNALNLAGVFFKPAYFTPSLSLYKDELCEGVQIIVKAKAKFSPVKSATAVMYKIRDMYPDKFKINNYPAKRCGLNLLTGTDKLSTMSLSLNAYFKFIENGEKKFLKKRKRYLMY; encoded by the coding sequence ATGAAAAAAAAGATTTTTTTATTTTGTTTTTTAAGTTTTGCCGTTATTACCTTTGCAAAAGAAAGGATGAGTAAACCGGAGTTTAAGATAGGCATCGAAAGAGTAGACGAATTCTTAAATCTCTTTAATGGGAAAAAAATCGGCTTGATTACCAATCAGACGGGTATGGATTCTTTGGGAAGATCGAGCATCGAAATTCTATATGAAAAAACCAATCTTAAAGCCCTCTTTTCTCCCGAACACGGAATAAGGGGAAACGCAAGGGAGGGAACCGGTATTGCGAACACGGTAGACAAAAAAACGGGGCTCACCGTTTACAGCCTTTACGGAAAAACAAAGCGGCCCACAAAGGAAATGCTAAAGGAAATAGATGTTTTGTGCTTTGACATTCAGGATGTAGGAGCAAGATTTTACACATATATTTACACAATGGCTTATGCCATGGAGGCCTGTGCCCGGGACGGAAAAACATTCATAGTTTTTGACAGGCCCAACCCCATAAACGGAATAAACGTCGAAGGGAATATCTTGGAAGAAGAGTATAAATCTTTTACCGGCTATTTTCCTATTGTGCAGCGTCACGGAATGACTGTGGGGGAATTAGCCTTAATGTTCAATGAGGAATTTAAGATAGGATGCGATTTAAAAATAATCCCGATGCAGAGCTGGAAGAGAGAAGACTATTTTGAAGACCTTAACTTGATGTGGATTCCGCCCTCGCCCAATATTCCGACACCCGATACGGCATTGGTCTATTCCGGCTTTTGCATCTTTGAAGGAGTAAATATTTCGGTAGGCCGAGGAACAACCATGCCCTTTAAATACATTGGGGCCCCGTACATAGATGCCGAAGCCTTAGCCGAAACTTTAAACGCTCTCAACCTTGCCGGAGTCTTTTTTAAGCCGGCTTATTTTACTCCCTCTCTTTCGCTTTATAAAGATGAACTCTGCGAAGGGGTGCAAATAATTGTAAAGGCTAAAGCCAAATTTTCCCCTGTCAAAAGCGCAACTGCCGTAATGTACAAGATAAGAGATATGTATCCCGATAAGTTTAAGATAAATAACTACCCTGCCAAACGCTGCGGCCTAAATCTATTAACCGGAACGGATAAGCTAAGCACAATGAGCCTTTCCCTAAATGCTTACTTTAAATTTATCGAAAACGGCGAAAAAAAGTTTTTAAAGAAGAGGAAAAGGTATTTGATGTACTAA
- the pbp4b gene encoding penicillin binding protein PBP4B, with translation MKKYLCVFFVAGLILSCRSVQESKIRTALSEPAIFCESESENDMCGFQVDISFPLDEEKYDSSILTNSFIPFKAYADQGTVYFYTENVKSFLLYLNGKKIDTKKICKNKYTQIYIGKEVINGTNNLLITNIEAEKNFDKEYILSVKIPYPSIIEKKEKLNNVNYRAFQIIDDIMKAEIENGFPSAQIVVVKDGKIIKNSAYGYISTVDEFGEPLIKKQPVTNETLFDLASNTKMYTVNFALQKLLSEEKISIYDKVTDFFPEFKDKKKALFKGKSEITVSDLLKHQAGFPAGAQYYVNKKIRKKKKNDKRENKEIVLELICNTSLIYPPRTEVLYSDIDYILLGLIIEKITGMPLDKYAEENLYKPLNLNSVCYEPLKKGFTKKNIAATEIHAVKRSKDEKFKDIKYLPVHGTVHDPEAYNAMNEVSGHAGLFANAKSIAVLAQVMLNGGGYGNIKLFDSSVLNLFTSQGNFFSQAGLGWRRQGLNNSYARAFSKLASANTIGHTGWTGTLTVIDPKEDLIIIIFTSAKNTPALFGKHLRGKYEGDFYLAKNYGAITTFIYSAFKNYDNDLLDQMLIELAVGRKELLTTMPEIYDNDGFYKDLTAIMDGIVKQSKQSKNLRIFLKSEKGRSMLSEIRARNKNKNLAKKHFERTAK, from the coding sequence ATGAAAAAGTATTTGTGCGTTTTTTTTGTTGCCGGTTTAATTTTATCATGCCGTTCGGTTCAAGAATCAAAAATAAGAACAGCTTTAAGCGAGCCCGCAATATTTTGTGAATCGGAATCTGAAAACGATATGTGCGGATTTCAGGTAGATATCAGCTTTCCTTTAGATGAGGAAAAATATGATTCTTCCATTTTGACAAACAGTTTTATTCCGTTTAAAGCTTATGCAGATCAAGGAACGGTTTATTTTTATACGGAAAATGTAAAAAGCTTTCTTCTTTATTTAAACGGGAAAAAAATAGATACAAAAAAAATATGTAAAAATAAATACACACAAATTTATATCGGTAAAGAGGTAATAAACGGCACAAATAATTTACTTATCACAAATATTGAAGCCGAAAAAAACTTTGATAAAGAATATATCTTGTCGGTAAAAATCCCCTACCCTTCAATCATCGAAAAAAAAGAAAAATTAAATAACGTAAATTATCGAGCTTTTCAAATAATAGACGATATCATGAAGGCAGAAATAGAAAACGGTTTTCCATCTGCACAAATTGTAGTGGTAAAGGACGGAAAAATTATAAAAAACTCTGCCTACGGTTATATAAGCACTGTAGACGAGTTCGGCGAACCTCTCATAAAAAAACAGCCCGTAACAAATGAGACCCTTTTTGATTTGGCAAGCAATACTAAAATGTACACGGTCAATTTTGCGTTGCAAAAACTTCTCTCTGAAGAAAAAATTTCTATTTATGATAAGGTAACCGATTTTTTCCCGGAATTTAAAGACAAAAAAAAGGCTCTTTTTAAAGGCAAAAGTGAAATTACCGTATCGGATCTATTAAAACATCAGGCAGGTTTTCCGGCCGGGGCACAATATTATGTAAACAAAAAAATAAGAAAAAAGAAGAAAAACGATAAGAGGGAAAACAAGGAAATTGTGTTGGAACTTATTTGCAATACCTCTTTAATCTATCCTCCGCGCACCGAGGTCTTATATTCCGACATAGATTATATACTTTTAGGCTTGATTATCGAAAAAATAACCGGTATGCCGTTGGATAAATACGCAGAAGAAAATCTTTATAAACCATTGAATTTAAATTCGGTCTGTTATGAACCTTTAAAAAAAGGCTTCACAAAAAAAAATATTGCAGCAACCGAAATACATGCGGTAAAAAGATCGAAGGATGAAAAATTTAAAGATATAAAATACCTGCCCGTCCACGGAACGGTGCACGATCCTGAAGCTTACAACGCCATGAATGAGGTAAGCGGACATGCAGGGCTTTTTGCAAATGCCAAAAGCATAGCTGTCCTTGCTCAGGTAATGCTAAACGGAGGAGGATACGGAAACATAAAACTATTTGATTCAAGCGTTTTAAATTTGTTTACAAGCCAGGGAAACTTTTTTTCGCAGGCCGGCTTGGGCTGGAGGAGACAAGGCCTTAATAACAGCTATGCGCGGGCCTTTTCGAAGCTTGCAAGTGCAAACACAATAGGACACACAGGCTGGACAGGAACATTGACCGTAATCGATCCAAAAGAAGATTTAATAATTATAATTTTTACGAGTGCAAAAAACACTCCTGCCCTTTTCGGTAAACATTTACGGGGAAAATATGAAGGAGATTTTTATCTTGCAAAAAATTACGGAGCCATTACGACTTTCATTTATTCCGCATTTAAAAATTACGATAACGACTTGTTGGATCAAATGCTTATCGAACTTGCCGTAGGCAGAAAAGAACTTTTAACTACCATGCCCGAGATTTATGATAATGATGGGTTTTATAAAGACTTAACGGCAATAATGGACGGAATAGTTAAACAGTCAAAACAATCCAAAAACTTGAGAATTTTTTTAAAAAGCGAAAAAGGAAGATCCATGCTTTCAGAAATTCGAGCAAGAAACAAAAATAAAAACTTGGCAAAAAAACATTTTGAAAGGACGGCAAAATGA